A part of Chloroflexota bacterium genomic DNA contains:
- a CDS encoding glycosyltransferase family 39 protein, with protein sequence MARRLSARLLLPLILLVSFGARLAQLDAQSLWYDESVSLVAAQQPAARVIMYATGDMHPPLYNLLLHAWIAVAGPGEFAARFLSVMLGMLIVALAYRLARDWFGRPVAILTAALIGASSFNLWYAQEARMYILAAAGALLSLVLFARLAMPRFNADKRKGLVIAYAGTLVLALYAHYYILFLWVFEYAWGVVPLLADWWKARSAPSSSERSWRQLRNWHLVHLLVLLLFAPWLPVIVRQTIDPPAPPWRTFVDPLTALAESLKALAVGQLLSAPDMQPIVLAMALVYLIALVYATNALDRVRRFWLAGATVVPIALVLAGSLVTPLYYVRYVFIYSAAFYIVLAAGIGVVWQRSRPLALAVLMLYAVGSWYAEDHRRFDTDYAKDGYRRAVAYLSARVRPGDAILINAGFTHTAFDYYYAGPDGWRGRLADYRSDDPPGSVIIAQTGSLEGSPSLGWGDPSADYYLTDAATTMRTLDMILSRHARLWVLQSYDEMTDPQAVVRRALNERATKFDELSVPGTRFVRVQGYLSREAPSFPVSLPTASMVFDRRLALLGWTVPVSVTAGHDAALSLLWEARAALPADYRYSLRLYDRAGHRWAQADGPLAGALYPASQWGAGSALPASVELGVPAGTPPGDYEIRLAVYDPATSKELPVPNSGTQATLGRLRVERTVRPVTLLDSLPFQYEAVFGDRLALDQHTPLPAQTRPGDTLAVEVRWRALQMPRADTWIVLQISDANGTRIAEHVSAPVDGIYPTTDWVSGELVRDPLSIMLPANLPDGRYAVSLAVNHGEARASVRSGWSLMPADRFDLGTVELRGRPHTMQRPAAAGAEAGPAFGDLAELAGVEAADSNRSELSVTLYWQARGTTSVDYKVFLHLIGPNGRIVAQSDGEPGGGALRTTSWISGEYLTDRHVLPLGGVPPGSYTLRVGLYNPRDGARLPVVAPGGRAAGDHWDIDSITLR encoded by the coding sequence ATGGCCCGTCGGTTGTCCGCGAGACTCCTCCTCCCGCTGATCTTGCTGGTCTCGTTCGGCGCGCGCCTTGCGCAACTGGACGCGCAGAGCCTCTGGTACGACGAGTCGGTCAGCCTGGTTGCAGCGCAGCAGCCCGCCGCCCGCGTGATTATGTACGCAACGGGCGACATGCACCCGCCGCTCTACAACCTGCTCCTGCACGCCTGGATTGCCGTTGCGGGGCCCGGCGAGTTCGCGGCGCGCTTTCTCTCCGTGATGCTCGGCATGCTGATCGTGGCGCTCGCGTACCGGCTGGCGCGCGACTGGTTCGGGCGCCCGGTCGCCATCCTAACGGCGGCGCTCATTGGCGCATCCTCATTCAACCTGTGGTACGCGCAGGAAGCCCGCATGTATATCCTCGCGGCGGCGGGCGCGCTCCTCTCGCTCGTGTTGTTTGCGCGACTGGCGATGCCGCGGTTCAATGCCGACAAGCGCAAGGGTTTGGTGATAGCCTATGCCGGCACGCTGGTCCTGGCGCTCTACGCGCACTACTACATCTTGTTCCTGTGGGTGTTTGAGTATGCCTGGGGCGTCGTCCCGCTGCTGGCCGATTGGTGGAAGGCGCGCAGCGCACCAAGCAGCAGCGAACGATCCTGGCGACAGCTACGCAACTGGCATCTGGTGCATCTGCTGGTGCTGCTTCTCTTCGCGCCGTGGCTGCCGGTTATCGTGCGCCAGACAATTGACCCGCCTGCACCGCCGTGGCGGACCTTCGTCGATCCGCTGACCGCGCTGGCCGAAAGCCTCAAAGCGCTCGCCGTCGGCCAGTTGCTGTCTGCGCCGGACATGCAGCCTATCGTGCTGGCGATGGCACTGGTCTATCTGATCGCACTGGTGTATGCCACCAACGCTCTGGATCGCGTGCGGCGGTTCTGGCTTGCCGGCGCCACCGTCGTGCCCATCGCCCTCGTGCTCGCCGGCTCGCTCGTCACGCCGCTTTACTATGTCCGCTACGTCTTTATCTACAGCGCGGCATTTTACATCGTGCTGGCGGCAGGCATCGGTGTGGTCTGGCAGCGCTCGCGACCGCTGGCGCTGGCCGTGCTGATGCTGTACGCCGTCGGCAGTTGGTACGCGGAAGATCATCGCCGTTTCGACACCGATTACGCCAAAGACGGCTACCGACGCGCCGTCGCGTATTTGTCGGCGCGGGTGCGGCCAGGCGATGCCATCCTGATCAATGCCGGTTTCACGCACACAGCCTTCGACTACTATTACGCCGGTCCGGACGGCTGGCGCGGACGGCTAGCTGACTATCGCAGCGACGACCCGCCGGGGAGCGTGATCATCGCGCAGACCGGCTCGCTGGAAGGCTCGCCAAGTCTTGGCTGGGGCGACCCGTCCGCCGACTACTATCTCACGGATGCAGCGACCACGATGCGCACGCTCGACATGATCCTGTCACGGCATGCGCGGCTGTGGGTCCTGCAGTCATACGATGAGATGACGGACCCGCAGGCTGTCGTGCGCCGCGCGCTGAACGAGCGCGCCACGAAGTTCGACGAGCTTTCGGTTCCGGGTACACGCTTCGTGCGCGTACAGGGCTACCTGTCCCGCGAAGCGCCCTCCTTCCCGGTCAGCCTGCCCACGGCAAGCATGGTGTTCGATCGCCGCCTGGCCCTGCTCGGCTGGACTGTCCCGGTATCCGTGACCGCCGGTCATGACGCCGCGCTATCGCTGCTGTGGGAAGCCCGGGCCGCGCTGCCAGCCGACTATCGCTATTCGCTCAGGCTATACGACCGTGCCGGACATCGCTGGGCACAAGCCGATGGTCCGTTGGCGGGCGCGCTCTACCCGGCGTCGCAGTGGGGCGCAGGAAGCGCGCTCCCCGCCAGCGTGGAGTTAGGCGTGCCGGCCGGCACGCCACCGGGCGACTACGAAATCCGGCTGGCCGTCTACGATCCGGCGACCAGCAAGGAGTTGCCGGTTCCGAACAGCGGCACGCAAGCCACCCTCGGCCGCCTGCGTGTCGAGCGCACCGTCAGGCCGGTCACACTATTGGATAGCTTGCCGTTTCAATACGAGGCCGTCTTTGGCGACCGGCTGGCGCTTGACCAGCATACGCCACTGCCGGCACAGACCCGTCCGGGCGACACGCTCGCCGTCGAGGTGCGCTGGCGCGCGTTGCAGATGCCACGCGCTGACACATGGATCGTCCTTCAGATATCTGACGCCAACGGAACGCGCATAGCCGAGCACGTGTCCGCACCCGTTGATGGCATCTACCCCACGACGGACTGGGTCAGCGGAGAGCTGGTGCGCGACCCGCTCTCTATCATGTTGCCGGCCAACCTGCCGGATGGACGATACGCTGTTTCGCTCGCGGTGAACCACGGCGAAGCACGAGCGTCCGTGCGGTCTGGGTGGTCGCTCATGCCCGCTGACCGCTTCGATCTGGGCACGGTGGAACTCCGTGGACGTCCGCATACAATGCAGCGCCCCGCGGCAGCCGGCGCCGAGGCCGGACCCGCGTTTGGTGACCTGGCGGAGTTAGCGGGCGTAGAGGCAGCAGATAGTAACCGATCCGAACTCAGCGTGACACTCTACTGGCAGGCGCGGGGAACGACGAGCGTTGACTACAAGGTGTTCCTGCATCTGATCGGGCCGAACGGCCGCATCGTCGCCCAGAGTGACGGCGAACCGGGCGGCGGCGCCCTGCGAACGACGAGTTGGATCAGCGGAGAGTACCTGACCGACCGGCATGTGCTGCCGCTCGGTGGTGTACCACCGGGCAGTTACACACTGCGCGTCGGACTGTACAACCCGCGGGACGGCGCGCGCCTGCCCGTGGTCGCGCCGGGCGGCCGGGCAGCCGGCGATCACTGGGACATCGACAGCATCACGTTGCGGTAA
- a CDS encoding SRPBCC domain-containing protein codes for MTRPFTLSAVMPATPDEIYRSWLSSRGHAAMTGSPAKASVRVGARFTAWDGYICGKNLELDPGKRILQAWRTSEFAEADEDSLVEVTFKPSANGTRVTIRHSRLPAHGAQYRQGWIDFYFKPMKAYFSR; via the coding sequence ATGACACGCCCATTCACTTTGTCAGCCGTCATGCCAGCCACGCCCGACGAGATCTACCGGTCCTGGCTGAGCAGCCGCGGGCACGCGGCGATGACCGGCAGCCCGGCCAAAGCCAGCGTGCGGGTTGGCGCCCGCTTCACCGCCTGGGACGGCTACATCTGCGGCAAAAACCTTGAACTGGATCCGGGCAAGCGCATCCTGCAAGCGTGGCGCACCAGCGAGTTCGCTGAAGCCGACGAAGACTCGCTGGTTGAAGTCACCTTCAAACCGAGCGCCAACGGCACGCGCGTCACCATCCGGCACTCGCGCCTGCCCGCGCATGGCGCGCAGTATCGCCAGGGCTGGATCGATTTTTACTTCAAGCCGATGAAGGCGTATTTCTCCCGCTGA
- a CDS encoding Ldh family oxidoreductase yields the protein MPFIPIEKLRDFGARVFIAAGAEPDIARRVMTNLVRANTYGIHSHGVVRFADYVNAVKRGQVKANARPVIVQETAVITVVDGRWGFGQVAAEFAMQQAIEKAKATGVGIATLRNSNHVGAIGEYTEMAADAGLIGIAIVNGIGKLVAPFGGRQRQLSTNPFAFSVPVPGGRPIIMDFATSVVAEGKLKVARNKGAKVPHGWVLDKNGESTDDPNEFYDRGMLLTLGGLGSGHKGYGLSIMSEIMGGLLSGTGAALLGTAPANGCFFMALQVDAFRPADEFLADVRKLVDELRATPPRPGVERVLVPGDPEAMAEERHRRDGIELDDVTWQTIVDAARGQGVSYE from the coding sequence ATGCCGTTCATTCCGATCGAGAAGCTGCGCGACTTTGGCGCACGCGTGTTTATCGCGGCCGGCGCCGAGCCGGATATTGCCCGCCGCGTCATGACGAACCTGGTGCGCGCCAACACTTACGGCATCCACTCACACGGCGTCGTGCGCTTCGCCGACTATGTCAACGCCGTCAAGCGCGGACAGGTCAAGGCGAACGCGCGGCCCGTGATCGTGCAGGAGACGGCCGTCATCACCGTGGTGGACGGGCGGTGGGGCTTCGGCCAGGTGGCCGCCGAGTTCGCCATGCAGCAGGCGATTGAGAAGGCGAAAGCGACCGGCGTCGGCATCGCGACGTTGCGCAACTCGAACCATGTCGGCGCGATCGGCGAATACACCGAGATGGCGGCCGATGCGGGGCTGATCGGCATCGCCATCGTGAACGGCATCGGCAAGCTGGTGGCGCCTTTCGGCGGCCGCCAGCGCCAGTTGAGCACCAACCCGTTCGCGTTTTCGGTGCCGGTGCCGGGCGGCCGGCCGATCATCATGGACTTCGCCACCAGCGTGGTCGCCGAGGGTAAGCTGAAGGTTGCGCGCAACAAAGGCGCTAAAGTGCCGCACGGCTGGGTGCTCGACAAGAACGGGGAGAGCACGGACGATCCGAATGAGTTCTACGACCGCGGCATGCTGCTGACGCTCGGCGGGCTTGGCAGCGGCCACAAGGGCTATGGCCTGAGCATCATGTCGGAGATCATGGGCGGCCTGTTGAGTGGCACCGGTGCGGCCCTGCTCGGCACCGCGCCCGCGAACGGCTGTTTCTTCATGGCCCTGCAGGTCGATGCGTTCCGGCCCGCCGACGAGTTCCTGGCCGATGTGCGCAAGCTGGTCGACGAGCTGCGTGCGACGCCGCCGCGCCCCGGTGTCGAGCGCGTGCTAGTGCCGGGCGACCCCGAAGCGATGGCCGAGGAAAGACATCGCCGCGACGGGATCGAGTTGGACGACGTGACGTGGCAGACGATTGTGGATGCCGCGCGCGGGCAGGGCGTTTCATACGAGTAG